The Niastella koreensis GR20-10 genome includes a window with the following:
- the ggt gene encoding gamma-glutamyltransferase — protein MKASFLYTFPLVLLSMACFGQRSGTSVPVNPYEYTIQKKITGSTGAVVSAHPLASEIGVAIMKQGGNAIDAAIATQLALAVVYPAAGNIGGGGFTVIRLANGSNVTIDYREKAPAKAYRDMYLDKQGNAQTELSQNGHLSSGVPGTIAGLFDCMKYAKLPFKKLIQPAIDLAEKGFAITEGEARSLNGTAALFTKYNTVIPVFVKQTKWKAGDTLVQHDLANTLKRIRDKGKAGFYEGETARLIVEEMKRANGIISYEDLKNYEAKEREPVVFDYKTYKIITMPLPGSGGVLLPQMMHMIEDKPVKEYGFLSAQAVQLMTEIERRAYADRAKFLGDADFYKVPVKKLTSKAYAADRMKDYNPKTAGNSQAIQAGIIPESEETTHFSVCDKDGNAVSVTTTLNGGYGSKTVVGGAGFLLNNEMDDFSIKPGVPNMYGAVGADANAIAPGKRMLSSMTPTIVLKNNKPYVVVGTPGGTTITTSVFQTLVDILEFDMSPDDAVNKPKFHHQWLPDQVDVEAEFPQAVREQLQQMGYKVVQRGHIGRTEVIKIENGKIEAVADNRGDDAAAGY, from the coding sequence ATGAAAGCTTCTTTTTTATACACATTTCCGTTAGTCCTGTTGTCCATGGCCTGTTTCGGTCAGCGTTCCGGCACATCGGTGCCTGTTAACCCATATGAATACACTATACAAAAAAAGATAACAGGTTCAACCGGGGCCGTTGTTTCGGCCCACCCGCTGGCCAGTGAAATTGGCGTTGCCATTATGAAACAGGGCGGTAATGCTATTGATGCGGCCATTGCCACACAGCTGGCGCTGGCTGTAGTCTATCCCGCAGCAGGGAATATTGGCGGTGGTGGTTTTACGGTCATCAGACTGGCAAACGGTTCAAACGTTACCATCGATTACCGCGAAAAGGCGCCGGCTAAGGCATACCGTGATATGTACCTCGATAAACAAGGCAATGCCCAAACAGAATTAAGTCAGAATGGTCATTTATCATCAGGCGTTCCCGGCACCATTGCGGGTTTGTTCGACTGTATGAAATACGCCAAACTGCCTTTTAAAAAGTTAATCCAGCCTGCTATTGACCTGGCCGAAAAAGGATTTGCCATAACCGAAGGTGAAGCCAGAAGCCTGAATGGCACAGCAGCGCTTTTTACCAAATACAATACAGTTATTCCTGTTTTTGTAAAACAAACCAAATGGAAGGCCGGCGATACCCTGGTTCAGCACGACCTGGCCAATACATTGAAACGCATTCGCGATAAAGGCAAAGCGGGTTTTTACGAAGGGGAAACCGCCCGGCTCATCGTGGAAGAAATGAAACGCGCCAATGGGATCATCAGCTATGAGGACCTGAAAAATTACGAAGCCAAAGAACGCGAACCGGTTGTTTTTGACTACAAAACATATAAGATAATTACTATGCCGCTGCCAGGCAGCGGCGGCGTGCTGTTACCACAAATGATGCATATGATCGAAGATAAGCCGGTGAAGGAATATGGATTTTTGTCGGCCCAGGCTGTGCAGCTGATGACCGAAATTGAACGCCGCGCCTATGCAGACCGCGCTAAATTCCTGGGTGATGCTGACTTTTACAAAGTGCCGGTAAAAAAACTCACCAGCAAAGCTTATGCTGCTGATAGAATGAAGGATTATAACCCGAAAACAGCCGGTAACAGTCAGGCAATTCAGGCTGGTATAATCCCCGAAAGCGAAGAAACCACGCATTTCAGTGTATGTGACAAAGACGGGAACGCGGTATCAGTGACCACTACCCTAAATGGTGGTTATGGCAGCAAGACTGTAGTAGGCGGCGCCGGCTTTTTACTGAATAACGAAATGGACGATTTCAGTATAAAACCAGGCGTACCCAATATGTACGGAGCGGTAGGCGCCGATGCCAATGCAATAGCTCCCGGCAAACGCATGCTCAGCTCCATGACACCCACTATTGTTTTAAAAAATAACAAACCTTATGTAGTGGTTGGTACGCCAGGCGGCACTACTATCACCACCTCTGTGTTTCAAACGCTGGTAGATATTCTTGAATTTGATATGAGCCCAGACGATGCAGTGAACAAACCCAAATTTCACCATCAATGGCTGCCCGACCAGGTTGATGTAGAAGCCGAATTTCCTCAAGCCGTACGGGAGCAGTTACAGCAAATGGGATACAAGGTTGTCCAACGCGGTCATATCGGCCGTACCGAAGTAATAAAAATTGAGAACGGTAAAATTGAAGCAGTGGCCGATAACCGTGGCGATGACGCGGCGGCAGGTTATTAA
- a CDS encoding translocation/assembly module TamB domain-containing protein, translating into MSIQTTPVQNWLVKQVTGKLSKNLHATVRIKHVDFALFNKMVLEGTLVNDQHNDTLLYAGAVKVNLTDWFFLKDRVVLKYIGLENALIQLKRSDSTWNYGFLADYFSSPQKKEPKKQDNIDFDLQKVEFRNVKLMQVDGWRGENMTLQLASMDVNAEGINLKKRMAHIKTIDIDKPVFAIYNYDGNRPDSLRPKDDTTAIINDPKHLRWNPGNWDIAVTRLTLHKGTFSSDVHTDRQPYKYFDGNHILFADINATFDKVALKQDTLSTILKLSTKERSGFVVKKLDARVKWHPEAMEFARLDIQTNRSHLQNFFAMRYTTFDDMSDFVDKVRMEGDMTNAVINSDDIAYFAPELLNWKKEIRLTGKVKGTVENLTARKLVIEAGKDTYLNGNIRLNSMTNFDKFYIDFEANEFRTTYRDAVAIIPDLKDIEQPRLDKLEFVRFKGNFTGFIKDFVTFGTIETKLGVLVTDVNMKFPDNAPTIYTGGIETRSFALGEFLDAPQVGIINFKGSVNGHGLKPSTLNAKLDGFIRSLDVNSYNYQNIVVKGTVAKRLFNGEVISNDPNLMARLNGLIDFSKQVPTFNFDAEVSKADLHNVKLTNDSIEVKGKFRMNFTGNNIDNFLGTARIYEASVLKNSKPISFDSLSIESKAEGTNKVIKVVSNEFDGVLVGEFSIKDLPAAVGSFLNKYYPSYIKPSKKEPKNENFSFVFTTKKVDEYMSFIDKNLSGFNYSTISGRINSKENQLDLNAEVPQFGYKNILFYNLNLKGTGNYDTLALTSSIADVYINDSLHFPGTDLRIRSANDMSLVQLKTAANQTLNSADLAARVQTMPSGVRITFNESNFDVNGKNWTIEKNGELVLSKELVSADGVKIYNGQQEILVTTQPSDTGNTNDIKIALTKVNIGDFAPYVVPDNRLEGLLTADVDVIDPFGKLSVDMQGEAEQFRLDNDSIGKLKLTASYSKRSGKVNFGTVSENDNYNFDVKGAYDLSDTANTAPLDLTSNFKDTKINLLDKYLNDVFSDLKGYATGQLRIVGPANNLKYLGRIQLHDGELRVIYTNVLYKIPSAVFDFKDGAIDFGSFAFKDEFGNTGRISKGVLHHQAFDDLYFDFALSTNKLLVLNTNNTSKDPFFGTVFAKANATFTGPLEDMKLDVRGEPADSSKLFIRSTTGRESGQANFIVWKQYGTEMKAVRSAEESNLTVSLDVTANNFANMYVIIDELTGDIIQANGHGNLKIDASTDGDFTINGVYNIDRGNYNFNFQSLLRKPFKLQENAGNYIQWKGNPYDANIKIVAEYEANDVRFSDLAADAVTIANSNVRKSRGKVIVETMLSQSLMKPDIKFDIQLPPNSPLKDDPDAQAILQLIRRDENELNKQVAFLIVFNSFGPVSSANNQSALGNNIVSGVVVNSISGVLSSTLSKQFSSIFQKLFNDKSIKVNFNAQLYNGSNLVDNINQTNKLTIDRTNLNFNIGKSFLNERLTFTFGSAVDFGLSAQQVQATKNLQFLPDISADWKIRQDGKLVLTFFYRDSYNYLSGTGARQNRSGASISYRRDFERLSDLWRADRKKKIRVPIVNDTSRTDTGSN; encoded by the coding sequence TTGTCCATTCAAACCACCCCGGTTCAAAACTGGTTGGTTAAACAGGTCACGGGCAAACTTTCCAAAAACCTCCACGCCACGGTTCGCATCAAACACGTTGACTTCGCTTTATTCAATAAAATGGTGCTGGAAGGCACCCTGGTGAACGACCAGCACAACGACACCCTGTTGTATGCGGGCGCCGTAAAAGTGAACCTTACCGACTGGTTCTTCCTGAAAGACCGGGTAGTGCTCAAATATATCGGCCTCGAGAATGCGCTCATTCAGTTAAAACGCAGCGACAGCACCTGGAACTATGGCTTTCTGGCCGACTATTTCAGCAGTCCGCAAAAAAAGGAGCCTAAAAAGCAGGATAACATCGACTTTGACCTCCAAAAAGTAGAGTTTCGCAACGTTAAATTAATGCAGGTGGATGGCTGGCGCGGTGAAAACATGACGTTGCAGCTGGCGTCCATGGATGTAAACGCCGAAGGGATCAACCTGAAGAAACGGATGGCCCACATCAAAACCATCGACATCGATAAACCGGTATTCGCCATTTACAACTACGATGGCAACCGGCCCGATTCGCTGCGGCCCAAGGACGATACCACGGCTATCATAAACGATCCCAAACACCTGCGCTGGAACCCGGGCAACTGGGATATTGCCGTTACCCGCCTTACCCTGCACAAAGGCACCTTCTCCAGCGATGTACATACCGACAGACAGCCCTATAAATATTTTGATGGTAACCACATTCTGTTTGCCGATATCAATGCCACCTTTGATAAAGTAGCGCTCAAACAAGATACCCTTTCCACTATTTTAAAGCTTTCAACCAAAGAACGCAGCGGGTTCGTTGTTAAAAAACTCGATGCCCGGGTTAAATGGCATCCTGAAGCCATGGAATTTGCCCGGCTCGATATTCAAACCAATCGCAGCCACCTGCAGAACTTCTTTGCCATGCGTTATACCACCTTCGACGACATGAGCGACTTTGTTGACAAAGTGCGTATGGAAGGAGACATGACGAATGCCGTAATAAACAGCGACGACATTGCCTACTTTGCGCCCGAACTGCTAAACTGGAAAAAAGAGATCAGGCTAACCGGTAAAGTAAAAGGCACCGTCGAAAACCTCACGGCCCGCAAACTGGTTATTGAAGCCGGAAAGGATACTTACCTCAACGGGAACATCCGGTTGAACAGTATGACCAATTTCGATAAATTCTATATCGACTTTGAAGCAAACGAATTCCGCACTACCTATCGTGATGCCGTTGCTATTATTCCCGATCTGAAAGACATTGAGCAGCCCCGGCTCGATAAACTCGAATTCGTACGCTTCAAGGGTAACTTCACCGGCTTTATAAAAGACTTTGTGACCTTTGGCACCATAGAAACCAAACTGGGTGTACTGGTAACCGACGTAAATATGAAGTTCCCCGACAATGCGCCCACCATTTATACCGGCGGCATTGAAACCAGGTCTTTTGCGCTGGGTGAGTTTCTGGATGCGCCCCAGGTTGGCATCATCAACTTCAAAGGTTCAGTGAACGGCCATGGTCTAAAGCCATCTACCCTCAATGCCAAACTCGACGGATTTATTCGTTCGTTGGATGTAAATAGCTACAACTACCAGAACATTGTTGTAAAAGGAACCGTGGCCAAGCGCCTGTTCAATGGGGAAGTGATTAGCAATGATCCCAATTTAATGGCCCGCCTCAACGGGTTGATCGACTTCAGCAAACAGGTGCCTACCTTTAATTTCGACGCCGAGGTAAGCAAGGCCGATCTGCATAATGTAAAACTCACCAACGATAGTATTGAAGTAAAAGGTAAGTTCAGGATGAACTTTACCGGCAACAATATCGACAACTTCCTGGGTACCGCCCGCATTTACGAGGCTTCCGTGTTGAAGAACAGCAAACCCATTTCGTTCGATTCATTAAGTATTGAATCGAAAGCGGAGGGCACCAACAAAGTAATTAAAGTGGTAAGTAATGAGTTTGACGGGGTGCTGGTTGGTGAATTCTCCATCAAGGACCTGCCTGCTGCCGTAGGATCGTTCCTGAATAAATATTATCCCAGCTACATTAAACCGTCGAAAAAAGAACCAAAGAATGAGAACTTCAGCTTTGTTTTCACCACCAAAAAAGTGGATGAATACATGAGCTTCATCGATAAAAACCTGAGTGGTTTCAATTACAGTACGATTTCCGGCCGCATCAACAGCAAGGAAAACCAGCTCGACCTGAATGCAGAAGTGCCGCAGTTTGGCTATAAAAACATTCTTTTTTATAACCTGAACCTGAAAGGCACCGGGAATTACGATACCCTGGCGCTCACCAGCTCCATTGCGGATGTATACATCAACGACAGCCTGCATTTTCCCGGGACCGATTTACGGATCCGGTCGGCAAACGATATGTCGCTGGTGCAGTTAAAAACAGCCGCCAACCAAACACTTAACTCGGCCGACCTGGCAGCCCGGGTGCAAACCATGCCTTCCGGGGTGCGCATTACCTTCAACGAATCGAACTTCGACGTGAATGGCAAGAACTGGACCATTGAAAAGAACGGCGAACTGGTATTGAGTAAAGAATTGGTATCGGCCGATGGGGTAAAAATTTACAATGGCCAACAGGAAATACTGGTTACCACCCAACCTTCAGACACAGGCAATACCAACGATATAAAAATTGCGCTTACCAAAGTAAACATTGGCGATTTTGCCCCGTATGTAGTGCCCGATAACCGGTTGGAAGGATTGCTGACTGCCGATGTTGACGTTATTGATCCCTTTGGCAAATTGTCTGTTGACATGCAGGGCGAGGCCGAACAGTTCCGGCTGGATAACGATTCCATCGGTAAATTGAAACTAACCGCCAGCTATAGCAAACGCTCCGGCAAAGTGAACTTTGGCACCGTTTCAGAAAACGATAATTACAATTTTGATGTAAAAGGAGCATACGATCTGTCTGATACAGCCAATACGGCCCCGTTGGATCTCACAAGCAACTTCAAGGACACCAAGATTAACCTGCTTGATAAATACCTGAACGATGTATTCTCCGACCTTAAAGGTTATGCTACCGGCCAGCTGCGCATAGTAGGTCCGGCCAATAACCTGAAATACCTGGGCCGGATACAACTGCACGATGGGGAATTGCGGGTGATCTATACCAACGTATTGTACAAAATACCATCGGCCGTTTTTGATTTTAAAGATGGCGCCATCGACTTTGGCTCTTTTGCCTTTAAAGATGAATTTGGCAATACCGGTCGTATTTCAAAGGGTGTTTTACATCACCAGGCTTTTGACGACCTGTATTTTGATTTTGCCCTTAGCACCAATAAGTTGCTGGTATTGAATACCAACAATACCAGCAAAGACCCATTTTTTGGGACAGTATTTGCCAAAGCCAATGCCACTTTCACCGGGCCACTGGAAGACATGAAGCTGGATGTGCGCGGCGAACCTGCCGATAGTTCCAAACTGTTTATCCGTTCCACAACCGGCCGGGAAAGCGGACAGGCCAATTTTATTGTATGGAAGCAGTATGGTACCGAAATGAAAGCCGTACGCAGTGCAGAAGAAAGCAACCTAACGGTGTCGCTGGATGTAACCGCCAACAATTTTGCCAACATGTATGTGATCATCGATGAACTTACCGGCGATATCATTCAGGCTAACGGGCATGGAAATCTTAAAATAGATGCCAGCACTGATGGCGATTTTACCATCAACGGGGTGTATAATATCGACAGGGGTAATTATAATTTCAACTTTCAATCCCTGCTGCGTAAACCCTTCAAGTTGCAGGAGAATGCAGGCAACTATATTCAATGGAAGGGCAATCCTTACGATGCCAATATCAAGATCGTTGCAGAATACGAAGCCAACGATGTACGCTTCAGCGATCTGGCAGCAGATGCGGTTACCATCGCCAACTCCAATGTACGCAAGTCGCGCGGAAAGGTAATTGTGGAAACCATGCTGAGCCAAAGCCTCATGAAGCCTGATATTAAGTTCGACATACAACTGCCACCCAACAGCCCGTTAAAAGACGACCCCGATGCCCAGGCCATTCTGCAACTCATCCGCCGTGATGAGAACGAGCTGAACAAACAGGTAGCCTTCCTGATCGTATTCAACAGCTTTGGCCCGGTATCATCAGCCAACAACCAGAGCGCATTGGGTAATAACATTGTCAGCGGCGTGGTAGTGAACAGTATCTCCGGGGTACTGTCAAGCACCCTGAGTAAACAGTTCTCCAGCATCTTCCAGAAACTGTTTAACGATAAAAGCATTAAGGTAAACTTCAATGCCCAGTTGTACAATGGCAGCAACCTGGTTGATAACATTAACCAAACCAACAAATTGACCATTGACCGTACCAACCTCAACTTCAATATCGGTAAAAGCTTTTTGAACGAACGGCTCACCTTCACATTTGGCAGCGCCGTTGACTTTGGCTTATCGGCGCAACAGGTACAGGCCACCAAGAACCTGCAGTTTCTGCCCGATATTTCGGCCGACTGGAAAATACGCCAGGATGGTAAGCTGGTGCTCACCTTCTTTTACCGCGACTCCTACAACTACCTTTCCGGTACAGGCGCCCGCCAAAACCGTTCCGGCGCCAGTATCAGCTATCGCCGCGACTTTGAACGCCTGAGCGATCTGTGGCGTGCCGACAGAAAGAAAAAGATCAGGGTGCCGATCGTTAACGACACCTCCAGAACAGATACCGGCAGTAATTAA
- a CDS encoding M14 metallopeptidase family protein — translation MTKVPACVALFLIISGLALAQVKSPDQFLGYKLGSRYTPHFNIVNYCRQVAETAPEMVKLEQYGTTNEGRPLILLFVTAPANLARLEDIRKNNLRLAGMSPDKMAPDEKGPAIVWLSYNVHGNETSSSEAALLTLYELVNPANAKTKEWLQHTVVIIDPCINPDGRDRYVNWFNSVVGVNPNPQPFTREHTEPWPGGRANHYYFDLNRDWAWQTQVETQQRIIKYNMWLPQVHVDYHEQLYNNPYYFAPAAEPYHEVITPWQREFQTIIGKNNAHYFDQNGWLFFTKERFDLFYPSYGDTYPLYRGGIGMTFEQGGHSRGGAAVINRDGDTLTLWDRLYHHFTTGMSTIETSAQNATKLVQEFKKYYDKARTTPPGEFKAYVIKADEGCKIVRLQQLLNRNNIEWCKAVNASYTGINYFTGKSGTVKTDSLDIVINANQPNANLLKVLFERNSHLSDSVTYDITAWSVPFVYGLTTYGLSNYVSGVTRTTEPDKPKVKALNGENSVAWLIRWNGLNSVQFLSAILQKKVKVRYAEQPFKAGNEDFDKGTLIITRTSNQSLGASLGGIISAAAQKAGIGYISVSSSFVDKGFDFGSEKVHGMTAPKIGLLAGEGVSSLSMGEIWHFFDTQINYPVNIIWANDLSKNMLRELDVLIMPDGNYRFLADRTMNDALKDWVSSGGRLIAIESAVGQLASAEWGIKIKKSEDDKSDKPDDKKEDYSMLRRYENRERDFIPGFNPGSIYKVELDNSHPLAFGYDDAYYTLKQDNTILEFFKDMGWNVGVIRKDNQVAGFVGSKLKDKLKDGLLFGVQDMGQGNVIYLADDPLFRSFWENGKLLFSNAVFMVGQ, via the coding sequence ATGACGAAAGTTCCTGCTTGCGTAGCATTGTTTTTGATCATCTCCGGTTTGGCTTTGGCACAGGTAAAATCGCCCGATCAGTTCCTTGGCTATAAATTAGGTTCCCGGTATACGCCCCATTTTAACATAGTAAATTATTGCAGGCAGGTAGCTGAAACGGCCCCGGAAATGGTAAAACTGGAACAGTATGGAACTACCAATGAAGGCCGCCCCTTAATATTATTATTTGTAACAGCGCCCGCCAACCTGGCCCGCCTGGAAGACATCAGAAAAAACAACCTGCGGCTGGCGGGCATGAGCCCGGATAAAATGGCCCCTGATGAAAAAGGACCGGCCATTGTTTGGTTGAGTTATAATGTGCATGGCAATGAAACCTCTTCCTCAGAAGCAGCCCTGCTTACCCTGTACGAACTGGTAAACCCGGCCAATGCAAAAACAAAAGAGTGGCTGCAGCACACCGTCGTTATTATAGATCCCTGTATTAATCCCGATGGCCGCGACCGGTATGTGAACTGGTTTAATTCTGTAGTGGGCGTGAACCCAAATCCGCAGCCCTTTACCCGCGAACATACAGAACCCTGGCCAGGCGGCAGGGCCAATCACTATTATTTTGACCTGAACCGCGACTGGGCCTGGCAAACGCAGGTTGAAACGCAACAGCGCATTATAAAATACAATATGTGGTTGCCGCAGGTGCATGTTGATTATCACGAACAACTGTATAACAATCCATATTATTTTGCGCCGGCTGCAGAGCCCTACCATGAGGTAATAACGCCCTGGCAACGCGAGTTTCAAACGATCATAGGAAAGAACAATGCCCACTATTTTGACCAGAATGGCTGGCTGTTTTTTACTAAAGAGCGTTTTGATCTTTTCTACCCCAGTTATGGCGATACTTACCCGCTGTACCGGGGTGGCATTGGGATGACCTTTGAACAGGGAGGCCATAGCCGCGGCGGCGCCGCCGTTATCAATCGCGATGGCGACACGCTTACTTTGTGGGACCGCCTGTACCATCACTTCACCACCGGTATGAGCACCATTGAGACGTCAGCACAAAATGCAACAAAACTGGTGCAGGAATTTAAAAAGTACTACGACAAAGCGCGCACCACCCCGCCCGGTGAGTTTAAAGCGTATGTAATAAAAGCAGATGAAGGTTGTAAGATTGTAAGATTGCAACAATTGCTTAACCGTAATAATATAGAATGGTGCAAAGCTGTAAATGCCAGTTATACCGGCATCAATTATTTTACCGGTAAATCAGGAACGGTAAAAACGGATAGCCTTGATATTGTTATCAATGCCAATCAACCCAATGCCAACCTGTTGAAAGTTCTTTTTGAGCGTAATTCTCACCTGAGCGACTCGGTTACCTATGATATTACCGCCTGGTCAGTTCCTTTTGTATACGGCCTCACTACTTATGGATTAAGCAACTATGTGAGTGGGGTTACAAGAACGACTGAACCGGATAAACCCAAAGTAAAAGCGTTGAATGGCGAGAACAGTGTGGCCTGGTTGATTCGCTGGAATGGGTTAAACAGTGTGCAGTTCCTAAGCGCCATTTTACAGAAAAAAGTAAAAGTGCGGTATGCCGAACAACCGTTCAAGGCCGGCAATGAGGATTTTGACAAGGGCACACTTATTATAACCCGCACCAGTAATCAGTCGCTGGGTGCTTCATTGGGCGGAATTATCAGTGCCGCTGCACAAAAGGCCGGTATTGGTTACATCTCCGTTTCATCTTCTTTTGTTGATAAAGGCTTTGATTTTGGGTCAGAAAAAGTACACGGTATGACGGCCCCAAAGATCGGGTTGCTGGCCGGTGAAGGCGTTTCTTCATTAAGTATGGGTGAAATATGGCACTTCTTCGATACGCAGATCAATTACCCGGTAAATATTATTTGGGCAAATGATTTGAGCAAGAACATGCTGCGCGAGCTGGATGTGCTCATCATGCCCGATGGTAATTATCGCTTTCTGGCAGACCGCACGATGAACGATGCCCTGAAAGACTGGGTGAGCAGTGGAGGCCGGCTGATAGCCATCGAAAGCGCCGTAGGGCAACTGGCTTCCGCCGAATGGGGTATTAAAATAAAGAAGAGCGAGGACGACAAAAGCGATAAACCCGATGACAAAAAAGAAGATTACAGTATGCTCCGTCGCTATGAGAACCGCGAGCGCGATTTTATTCCCGGGTTCAATCCCGGTTCCATTTACAAAGTGGAACTGGATAACTCACACCCCCTGGCATTTGGTTACGATGATGCGTATTATACCCTCAAACAGGATAACACCATTTTAGAGTTTTTTAAAGATATGGGCTGGAACGTAGGCGTGATAAGGAAAGAC
- a CDS encoding DUF1572 family protein, whose product MAGTLGTEYLQTAIRRLRYYKLLGEKTFEQLTDADFHYASNEASNSIAVIIQHVSGNMLSRWTNFLTEDGEKAWRNRDEEFEVHKYTKQQLLELWEKGWQCFLNALTSLTENDLLKTIYIREEPLLVIDAINRQLAHYPYHVGQILYIGKEIKGAGWQSQSIEKGKSEAYNKSDGVKDPAKNQ is encoded by the coding sequence ATGGCTGGCACATTAGGAACAGAATATTTGCAAACCGCCATCAGGCGGTTGCGCTATTATAAATTACTGGGCGAAAAAACTTTCGAGCAGTTAACAGATGCCGATTTTCATTATGCCTCCAATGAAGCATCCAACAGCATTGCCGTTATCATTCAGCATGTGAGCGGCAATATGCTCAGCCGCTGGACCAACTTCCTCACGGAAGATGGGGAAAAAGCCTGGCGGAACCGGGATGAGGAATTTGAAGTGCACAAATACACCAAACAACAGTTGCTGGAGTTGTGGGAAAAGGGCTGGCAATGCTTTTTGAACGCCCTTACTTCTCTCACAGAAAACGACCTGTTAAAAACCATTTACATTCGTGAAGAGCCATTACTGGTAATCGATGCCATCAACCGCCAACTGGCTCACTACCCCTACCATGTAGGTCAGATCCTGTACATTGGCAAAGAGATCAAAGGCGCCGGCTGGCAAAGCCAGTCGATTGAAAAGGGTAAATCAGAGGCGTATAACAAAAGTGATGGCGTGAAGGACCCGGCGAAAAATCAATAG